A genomic segment from Taeniopygia guttata chromosome 32, bTaeGut7.mat, whole genome shotgun sequence encodes:
- the LOC115492670 gene encoding uncharacterized protein isoform X2: MRSPRCSSPARSCFPRALCQVNLMSTETKSSSQHNQEGRTSSTTTVDGGSRAKKGRSKIFKGAEMIIETIISAVARSVIEKILEITFYESRKRNEEETTKAVESKTDETPQELIKTMKALQEYLKESKESGQRECQHSRAQPEGNRGENEGENSSATTIRNFQQLSQRLESLEERLQQMVESS, encoded by the exons ATGAGGAGCCCCCGGTGCTCCAGCCCAGCGCGGAGCTGCTTCCCCCGAGCCCTGTGCCAG gtGAACCTAATGTCCACAGAAACAAAGAGCTCATCACAGCATAACCAAGAAGGACGAACGTCGTCCACAA CAACTGTGGATGGTGGCAGTCGGGCTAAGAAAGGCAGATCAAAGATATTCAAAGGAGCAGAAATGATAATTGAAACTATCA TATCTGCGGTTGCTAGGAGTGTGATTGAGAAAATCCTAGAAATTACGTTCTATGAATCAA gaaagagaaatgagGAGGAGACCACAAAAGCCGTGGAATCTAAGACAGATGAAACCCCTCAGGAGCTCATAAAAACAATGAAAGCCTTGCAGGAATATCTCAAAGAATCAAAGGAGTCCGGACAGCGTGAGtgtcagcacagcagagcacagccgGAGGGGAACCGAG GAGAGAATGAGGGGGAAAATTCAAGTGCCACGACGATTAGAAATTTCCAGCAGCTCTCACAAAGACTTGAAAGTCTGGAAGAACGTTTACAGCAAATGGTGGAGTCATCATAG
- the LOC140681146 gene encoding LOW QUALITY PROTEIN: uncharacterized protein (The sequence of the model RefSeq protein was modified relative to this genomic sequence to represent the inferred CDS: inserted 3 bases in 2 codons) → MIKQTSISLKAKSALQANHPSQRQPEPQTSPSQNPDLVPARTTDPVPARTQSQCQPEPQTQCQPEPQTQCQPEPQTQCQPEPRPKPRSLSQPEPQTQCQPEPQTQCQPEPQTQCQPEPQTQCQPEPRTQCQPEPQTQCQPEPETQCQPEPRPSASQNHRPSPSQNPETVPARTRSLTQPEPQTQSQPEPQTQCQPEPQTQCQPEPQTQCQPEPRPSASQNPDPVPARTQSQRQPEPQTQCQPEPQIQCQPEPQTQCQPEPQSLSQPEPTDPVPARTQTQCQPEPQTQSQPEPQTSPXPEPQIQCQPEPQTQCQPEPQTQCQPEPRTQCQPEPQTQCQPEPETQCQPEPRPSPEPQTQCQPEPRPEPQTQSQPEPQTQCQPEPQTQCQPEPRPEPQTQSQPEPQTQSQPEPQTQCQPDPDPVPXPEPETQCQPEPQTQCQPEPRAL, encoded by the exons ATGATTAAGCAGACTTCCATCTCTCTGAAGGCAAAATCTGCTCTACAGGCCAACCACCCT AGCCAGCGCCAGCCAGAACCACAGACCAGTCCCAGCCAGAACCCAGACCTGgtgccagccagaaccacagacccagtgccagccagaacccagagccagtgccagccagaaccacagacccagtgccagccagaaccacagacccagtgccagccagaaccacagacccagtgccagccagaacccagaccca AACCACggtccctgtcccagccagaaccacagacccagtgccagccagaaccacagacccagtgccagccagaaccacagacccagtgccagccagaaccacagacccagtgccagccagaaccacggacccagtgccagccagaaccacagacccagtgccagccagaaccagagacccagtgccagccagaacccagacccagtgccagccagaaccacagACCCAGTCCCAGCCAGAACCCAGAGACTGTCCCAGCCAGAACCCGGAGTCTGACCCAGCCAGAACCACAGACCCAGTCCCAGCCAGAACcacagacccagtgccagccagaaccacagacccagtgccagccagaaccacagacccagtgccagccagaacccagacccagtgccagccagaacccagacccagtgccagccagaacccAGAGCCAGCGCCAGCCAGAACcacagacccagtgccagccagaaccacagatccagtgccagccagaaccacagacccagtgccagccagaaccacagAGTCTGTCCCAGCCAGAACCcacagacccagtgccagccagaacccagacccagtgccagccagaaccacagacccagtcccagccagaaccacagaccagtc agccagaaccacagatccagtgccagccagaaccacagacccagtgccagccagaaccacagacccagtgccagccagaaccacggacccagtgccagccagaaccacagacccagtgccagccagaaccagagacccagtgccagccagaacccagacccagt CCAGAACcacagacccagtgccagccagaacccAGA CCAGAACCACAGACCCAGTCCCAGCCAGAACcacagacccagtgccagccagaaccacagacccagtgccagccagaacccAGA CCAGAACCACAGACCCAGTCCCAGCCAGAACCACAGACCCAGTCCCAGCCAGAACcacagacccagtgccagccagacccagacccagtgcc gccagaaccagagacccagtgccagccagaaccacagacccagtgccagccagaacccAGA GCATTGTAG
- the LOC115492670 gene encoding uncharacterized protein isoform X1, translating to MRSPRCSSPARSCFPRALCQVNLMSTETKSSSQHNQEGRTSSTTTVADGILAKKGIAKIFKGIEMVLDESTTVDGGSRAKKGRSKIFKGAEMIIETIISAVARSVIEKILEITFYESRKRNEEETTKAVESKTDETPQELIKTMKALQEYLKESKESGQRECQHSRAQPEGNRGENEGENSSATTIRNFQQLSQRLESLEERLQQMVESS from the exons ATGAGGAGCCCCCGGTGCTCCAGCCCAGCGCGGAGCTGCTTCCCCCGAGCCCTGTGCCAG gtGAACCTAATGTCCACAGAAACAAAGAGCTCATCACAGCATAACCAAGAAGGACGAACGTCGTCCACAA CAACTGTGGCTGATGGCATTCTGGCTAAGAAAGGCATAGCAAAGATATTCAAAGGCATAGAAATGGTGCTCGATGAATCAA CAACTGTGGATGGTGGCAGTCGGGCTAAGAAAGGCAGATCAAAGATATTCAAAGGAGCAGAAATGATAATTGAAACTATCA TATCTGCGGTTGCTAGGAGTGTGATTGAGAAAATCCTAGAAATTACGTTCTATGAATCAA gaaagagaaatgagGAGGAGACCACAAAAGCCGTGGAATCTAAGACAGATGAAACCCCTCAGGAGCTCATAAAAACAATGAAAGCCTTGCAGGAATATCTCAAAGAATCAAAGGAGTCCGGACAGCGTGAGtgtcagcacagcagagcacagccgGAGGGGAACCGAG GAGAGAATGAGGGGGAAAATTCAAGTGCCACGACGATTAGAAATTTCCAGCAGCTCTCACAAAGACTTGAAAGTCTGGAAGAACGTTTACAGCAAATGGTGGAGTCATCATAG
- the LOC115492670 gene encoding uncharacterized protein isoform X3 produces the protein MRSPRCSSPARSCFPRALCQVNLMSTETKSSSQHNQEGRTSSTTTVADGILAKKGIAKIFKGIEMVLDESTTVDGGSRAKKGRSKIFKGAEMIIETIISAVARSVIEKILEITFYESRKRNEEETTKAVESKTDETPQELIKTMKALQEYLKESKESGQRECQHSRAQPEGNRGGLS, from the exons ATGAGGAGCCCCCGGTGCTCCAGCCCAGCGCGGAGCTGCTTCCCCCGAGCCCTGTGCCAG gtGAACCTAATGTCCACAGAAACAAAGAGCTCATCACAGCATAACCAAGAAGGACGAACGTCGTCCACAA CAACTGTGGCTGATGGCATTCTGGCTAAGAAAGGCATAGCAAAGATATTCAAAGGCATAGAAATGGTGCTCGATGAATCAA CAACTGTGGATGGTGGCAGTCGGGCTAAGAAAGGCAGATCAAAGATATTCAAAGGAGCAGAAATGATAATTGAAACTATCA TATCTGCGGTTGCTAGGAGTGTGATTGAGAAAATCCTAGAAATTACGTTCTATGAATCAA gaaagagaaatgagGAGGAGACCACAAAAGCCGTGGAATCTAAGACAGATGAAACCCCTCAGGAGCTCATAAAAACAATGAAAGCCTTGCAGGAATATCTCAAAGAATCAAAGGAGTCCGGACAGCGTGAGtgtcagcacagcagagcacagccgGAGGGGAACCGAG GAGGTTTGTCCTAA